From a single Oreochromis niloticus isolate F11D_XX linkage group LG4, O_niloticus_UMD_NMBU, whole genome shotgun sequence genomic region:
- the slc16a6b gene encoding solute carrier family 16 member 6b isoform X2 yields MRASGCHVPFFSSPFFTGLGYCLSFLPTITILAQYFSRRRALVTSMASSGESVAMFVFAPAFTTLKEHIGWRFCLVILGIIQASVIGGGVLLRPIVIEPEPLKKNDDEMLSMKEMEAVYELENEQTRTSISSDISQGSQDSGVTSLSASNVDLRNAEGETKALMEWKDKVPDKDGEDISLSMPSVQVSEDKGELAEIDGGPVRSTGSKLLDFSVLKDPGFICYSLFGLFATLGFFAPQLYIIELSKSRGVESTMASYMLSVMAVADILGRLFIGVVLNKVRFRKTLVLLGCVVLMSLVLVAFTIVWEFWGLAICSGFFGFIMGTVASTHIPMLAEEDVVGIEKMPSSVGVYVFIQSFAGLAGPPLGGMLVDITDNYGAAFYSCAAGTGLSAICLALVGPAKSKACQRVSRVQENAEEVKISQNSDQSDFLEVDLAPEDSPVGQGEDQDSCVI; encoded by the exons ATGCGGGCCAGTGGCTGTCATGTCCCCTTTttctcttctcctttttttacaGGCCTTGGCTACTGCCTCAGCTTCCTCCCCACTATCACCATCCTAGCCCAGTACTTTTCCAGACGGCGAGCGCTCGTCACCTCGATGGCTTCTTCAGGAGAATCTGTTGCTATGTTTGTATTTGCCCCAG CCTTCACTACACTCAAGGAACATATTGGCTGGCGCTTCTGTCTAGTTATTCTAGGTATAATTCAAGCATCTGTGATTGGCGGTGGGGTTCTGCTTCGTCCAATCGTCATCGAGCCAGAAcctttaaagaaaaatgatgaCGAGATGCTCTCCATGAAAGAGATGGAGGCTGTTTACGAGCTGGAAAATGAACAAACCAGAACCTCCATCAGTTCGGACATCTCCCAAGGTTCACAGGACTCTGGTGTCACCTCCCTGTCTGCCTCAAATGTAGACCTGAGAAATGCAGAAGGAGAAACCAAAGCTCTGATGGAGTGGAAGGACAAAGTGCCGGACAAAGACGGTGAGGACATATCACTGTCCATGCCTTCTGTTCAAGTCAGTGAGGACAAGGGGGAACTGGCAGAGATAGATGGGGGCCCTGTAAGGTCCACCGGTTCCAAACTTCTGGACTTCTCTGTCCTTAAAGACCCTGGCTTCATCTGTTACTCCCTTTTTGGTCTATTCGCCACTCTTGGCTTCTTTGCGCCACAGCTCTACATCATTGAACTGAGCAAAAGCAGGGGTGTGGAATCCACCATGGCCTCCTATATGCTGTCTGTGATGGCTGTGGCTGATATCCTCGGCCGCTTGTTCATCGGAGTGGTGCTAAACAAAGTCCGATTCAGAAAGACCTTGGTGTTGTTAGGGTGTGTGGTTCTGATGAGCTTAGTTCTGGTGGCCTTCACGATAGTGTGGGAATTCTGGGGTTTGGCAATCTGCTCCGGCTTCTTTGGCTTCATCATGGGCACTGTGGCCTCCACGCACATTCCCATGTTGGCTGAAGAGGATGTCGTGGGCATCGAGAAGATGCCATCATCTGTGGGAGTGTATGTTTTCATTCAGAGCTTTGCTGGACTTGCTGGACCACCGCTGGGAG GTATGCTGGTGGACATCACTGACAACTATGGTGCTGCTTTCTACTCCTGTGCAGCAGGCACAGGTCTTAGTGCCATCTGTCTGGCTCTGGTTGGCCCTGCCAAGTCTAAAGCGTGCCAAAGAGTGAGCAGAGTCCAAGAGAatgcagaagaggtgaaaatATCTCAGAATAGTGACCAGTCTGACTTTTTGGAGGTGGACTTGGCCCCAGAAGACAGTCCAGTTGGACAGGGTGAGGATCAGGACAGCTGTGTTATTTGA
- the gna13b gene encoding guanine nucleotide-binding protein subunit alpha-13b — MADFLPSRSVLSAFFPNCLLTSGEAEQLRKSKEIDKCIHRDKTYVKRLVKILLLGAGESGKSTFLKQMRIIHGQDFDQKAKEEFRATIFSNVIKGIRVLVDAREKLHIPWGNPSNQRHGNTMMAFDTRSAMAHGHGMVEPKVFQHYLPSIKALWADQGIQNAYDRRREFQLGESVKYFLDNLEKLGQSDYLPSQQDILLARKPTKGIHEYDFEIKNVPFKMVDVGGQRSERRRWFECFDSVTSILFLVSSSEYDQVLMEDRQTNRLSESLNIFETIVNNRVFSNVSIILFLNKTDLLGEKVKQVSIKDYFPEFSGDPLSLADVQCFLVECFRKKRREQQQKPLQQQKPLYHHFTTAINTENIRLVFRDVKDTILHDNLKQLMLQ; from the exons ATGGCGGATTTCCTGCCATCCCGCTCCGTTTTATCTGCATTTTTCCCCAACTGCCTCCTTACAAGCGGCGAGGCAGAGCAGCTGCGGAAATCTAAAGAGATAGATAAGTGTATTCATCGAGACAAGACTTATGTTAAAAGGCTGGTAAAGATCTTATTGCTCGGGGCGGGAGAAAGCGGCAAGTCCACTTTCCTCAAGCAAATGCGTATTATTCATGGGCAGGACTTCGATCAGAAGGCCAAAGAAGAATTCAGGGCTACGATTTTTAGTAATGTTATTAAAG GCATTCGAGTGCTGGTGGATGCTAGAGAGAAACTGCACATCCCATGGGGTAACCCGTCCAACCAGCGGCATGGAAACACTATGATGGCATTTGACACTCGGTCGGCGATGGCTCACGGTCACGGCATGGTGGAGCCCAAAGTTTTTCAGCACTACCTGCCATCAATCAAGGCCCTGTGGGCAGACCAGGGCATCCAGAATGCCTACGATCGGCGCAGGGAGTTCCAGCTG GGGGAGTCGGTCAAGtatttcctggacaatttggaAAAGCTCGGACAGTCG GACTACCTCCCCAGCCAGCAGGACATCCTTCTGGCCAGAAAACCCACCAAAGGCATCCACGAGTATGATTTTGAAATTAAGAATGTGCCTTTCAAAATGGTGGACGTGGGTGGGCAGCGCTCTGAGAGACGGCGCTGGTTTGAATGTTTTGACTCGGTCACATCCATCCTCTTCCTTGTGTCCTCCTCTGAGTACGACCAG GTGCTCATGGAAGACCGGCAGACTAACCGACTGAGCGAGTCACTAAACATCTTCGAGACCATAGTCAACAACCGGGTCTTCAGCAATGTCTCCATCATCCTGTTCCTCAACAAGACGGACCTGCTGGGGGAGAAGGTGAAGCAAGTGTCCATCAAAGACTACTTCCCCGAGTTCTCTGGTGACCCCCTGAGTTTGGCAGATGTCCAGTGCTTCCTGGTGGAATGCTTTCGCAAAAAGCGTCGCGAGCAGCAACAGAAgcctctgcagcagcagaagcctCTGTACCACCACTTCACCACAGCCATCAACACTGAAAACATCCGGCTGGTGTTCCGTGATGTCAAGGACACCATCCTGCACGACAACCTCAAGCAGCTGATGCTGCAGTGA